One bacterium genomic window carries:
- a CDS encoding patatin-like phospholipase family protein — MAGNKIDGVFEGGGVKGIGLVGAVTVMEEKGFQFENVAGTSAGAIVASLIAAGYTAGDLKKIVQGMDYRKFQDKGWLDKIPGLGPALSLGFEKGIYEGKFFESWLRGLLAHAPKGKVTTFKDLVMDEYKDDPQFRYKLQVIAADITRGKMLILPRDIVDYGIEPDNLEVALAVRMSMSIPFFYEPVILKDTSGTPCYIVDGGILSNFPVWLMDDHTANPPWPTFGFKLVGPTDGKPNTINGPVTLFAALFQTMMEAHDNYHIEEAQFARTIPIPTLGIGTTEFNLSKDKSNRLFKSGVGAAEKFLQGWDFEQYKQKYRQKRSAAPQKAVLPRKPGVPQ, encoded by the coding sequence ATGGCCGGTAATAAAATCGATGGTGTTTTTGAAGGCGGTGGAGTTAAAGGCATTGGTCTTGTCGGAGCAGTTACGGTCATGGAAGAGAAGGGTTTTCAATTTGAGAATGTGGCCGGTACATCCGCGGGAGCTATCGTCGCCAGTCTGATTGCCGCGGGATATACAGCCGGAGATTTGAAAAAAATCGTTCAGGGCATGGATTACCGCAAATTCCAGGATAAAGGATGGCTGGACAAAATTCCGGGTCTGGGGCCTGCCTTGAGCCTTGGCTTTGAAAAAGGCATCTACGAAGGGAAATTCTTCGAATCCTGGCTGCGGGGTCTTCTCGCTCATGCCCCGAAAGGAAAAGTTACAACCTTCAAGGACCTGGTTATGGATGAATATAAGGATGACCCCCAGTTTCGGTATAAGCTCCAGGTCATTGCCGCCGATATTACCCGGGGGAAAATGCTGATACTTCCCCGGGATATTGTCGATTACGGGATAGAGCCTGATAATCTGGAGGTAGCCCTGGCAGTCAGGATGAGCATGAGCATACCTTTTTTCTACGAACCCGTTATCCTGAAGGACACCAGCGGCACCCCCTGCTACATCGTGGATGGCGGCATCCTGAGCAACTTCCCCGTCTGGCTGATGGATGACCACACCGCCAATCCTCCCTGGCCTACCTTTGGCTTCAAGCTGGTCGGTCCGACGGATGGAAAGCCGAATACCATCAATGGTCCTGTCACCCTGTTCGCCGCACTCTTCCAGACCATGATGGAAGCTCACGATAATTATCACATCGAGGAAGCCCAGTTTGCCCGCACCATCCCCATTCCCACACTCGGCATAGGAACAACGGAGTTTAACCTGTCGAAGGATAAGAGCAACCGGCTTTTTAAATCAGGGGTGGGCGCTGCCGAAAAATTCCTCCAGGGATGGGACTTTGAGCAATATAAACAGAAGTACCGGCAGAAGAGGTCTGCGGCACCTCAAAAGGCCGTACTACCCCGAAAACCCGGAGTACCCCAGTGA
- a CDS encoding type II toxin-antitoxin system VapB family antitoxin has product MEINLAIDDKLLSEAQEVGGHKDQKDIVTEALKEYIQRRKQREIIELFGKIDYDQDYDYKSGRFHR; this is encoded by the coding sequence ATGGAAATTAATCTGGCAATAGACGATAAATTGCTGTCAGAAGCCCAGGAGGTCGGTGGGCATAAGGACCAAAAAGATATAGTAACGGAAGCACTCAAAGAATATATTCAGCGCCGAAAACAAAGGGAGATCATAGAACTATTCGGTAAGATTGATTACGACCAGGATTACGACTATAAAAGTGGCAGGTTCCATAGATGA
- a CDS encoding PIN domain-containing protein: protein MRVLVDTSIWSLAFRRNKNISIEEAGLIKELVRIIQEMKAAIIGPIRQELLSGISAPEQYKTLRDKLRAFEDMPIDSDDYEVAADFFNRCRKKGIQGSHIDFLICAVACRNNMPLFTLDKDFELYSRHVEVSLYIPNPPKDRSSS, encoded by the coding sequence ATGAGAGTATTAGTGGATACTTCTATCTGGTCTTTAGCCTTCAGGCGGAATAAAAATATCAGCATTGAAGAAGCAGGTTTAATCAAGGAACTTGTCAGAATTATTCAGGAAATGAAAGCTGCAATCATAGGCCCCATCAGGCAAGAATTGTTATCGGGTATTTCTGCCCCTGAGCAATATAAAACTCTCAGGGATAAGCTCAGAGCGTTTGAAGACATGCCTATAGATTCAGATGATTATGAGGTAGCAGCAGATTTCTTTAATAGATGCCGTAAGAAAGGTATTCAAGGTTCGCACATCGATTTTTTAATCTGTGCAGTAGCCTGCCGGAATAATATGCCACTTTTTACTCTTGATAAGGATTTTGAGCTCTACTCAAGGCATGTGGAAGTTTCTCTTTACATCCCGAATCCTCCGAAAGATAGGTCTTCGTCTTAA
- a CDS encoding polysaccharide biosynthesis tyrosine autokinase, with protein sequence MEYQQSSLYEEEIHLRDYWRVIVKYRWTVITLFTISLITVAIVTFHTRPVYKSTVQVLIDKENPNILSIKEVMSLDAQDLDYYQTQYKILQSRSLAKVVIDTLALARHREFIGHRGDENNQGLLAAIGNSIKKPLISLMPLSVARTNATITLSPEEMREREESCLIDAFLGKLHVEPIRNSHLVNISFMAHDPVLATRVVNTLADQYIQHNLQLKYEASMNASDWLNQNVGELKKKVEASEEALHSYKEQNKIVSLEEKQNIIVQKLSELNSAVTEAKTKRIRLETLYDQAKKCKENEEMLESLPSVMNNSLIQELKKDYIALLGEYNRESKQYGAKHPNIMKISSQIQTLEKKINSEVQKIVNSIKTEYEIAVAQEGILLQALNEQKEEALDLNKKAIQYNVLKRDAESNQQMFEVVLNRLKETDLTRGLKNSNIRIIDRAEVPDKPIKPNKKLNLLLGAIVGLFAGIGLSFFLEYLDNTIKTPEDVKRYLHIPLLATVPHLVIKETRESPCPELITLNNPKSHTSETYKTLRTSILFSFPESNSKALLITSVNPMEGKSITSANLAITMAQGGSRVVIIDGDMRKPRLHRLMNLKNEQGISNLLTGQCLLEETLHDGPIPNLTIITCGQLPPNPSELLVSPNLKEILEKLKRQYDYIIIDSPPLVAVTDAVIISRIVDGVALVIHGGATSKEDIMQGRDLLQNANAPLLGVIINNIDLGKRSRYYYYNYRYYGDDKASKNSRPQKHLPSEN encoded by the coding sequence ATGGAATATCAACAATCCAGTTTGTATGAGGAAGAAATACATCTGCGGGACTATTGGCGAGTGATAGTAAAGTACCGATGGACTGTCATTACCCTGTTTACCATCTCGCTGATAACGGTAGCTATAGTCACCTTTCACACCAGGCCGGTTTATAAGTCTACGGTACAGGTTCTCATAGACAAGGAGAACCCCAATATTCTCTCCATCAAGGAAGTCATGTCCCTGGATGCTCAAGATCTTGATTATTACCAGACACAATACAAGATCCTGCAGAGCCGCTCGCTGGCCAAGGTGGTTATCGATACTCTCGCTCTTGCCCGTCATCGGGAGTTTATTGGCCATCGTGGGGATGAAAATAATCAAGGTCTTCTTGCTGCCATCGGGAATTCTATCAAAAAGCCCCTCATTTCTTTGATGCCTCTATCGGTTGCCCGTACGAACGCAACCATTACCCTGTCCCCTGAAGAGATGCGGGAGCGGGAAGAATCCTGCCTGATCGATGCATTTCTCGGTAAGCTGCACGTTGAGCCGATCAGAAACAGTCATCTGGTCAATATCAGTTTCATGGCCCATGATCCCGTTTTGGCAACCAGGGTGGTCAATACTCTGGCCGATCAGTATATTCAACACAATTTACAGCTCAAGTATGAGGCATCCATGAACGCTTCCGACTGGCTGAACCAGAACGTGGGGGAACTGAAGAAAAAGGTAGAGGCCTCCGAAGAGGCGCTCCATTCCTATAAGGAGCAAAATAAAATAGTCTCCCTCGAAGAGAAGCAAAACATCATCGTTCAGAAGCTTTCAGAGCTCAACAGTGCAGTCACTGAGGCCAAAACAAAAAGGATCCGCCTGGAGACTCTCTATGATCAGGCAAAAAAATGCAAAGAGAATGAAGAGATGCTGGAATCTCTTCCCTCGGTCATGAATAATTCACTTATCCAGGAGCTGAAAAAAGACTACATCGCTCTCCTGGGGGAGTATAACCGGGAGTCCAAACAATATGGCGCCAAGCATCCCAACATCATGAAAATCAGCTCTCAAATACAGACCCTGGAAAAAAAGATCAACTCCGAGGTCCAGAAGATTGTAAACAGCATCAAGACCGAATATGAAATAGCCGTGGCCCAGGAGGGGATTTTGCTCCAAGCCCTGAACGAGCAGAAGGAAGAAGCCCTGGATTTGAACAAAAAGGCAATACAATATAATGTCTTGAAGCGGGATGCCGAGAGTAATCAGCAGATGTTCGAGGTGGTTTTAAACCGTCTGAAAGAAACCGACCTTACCCGTGGATTGAAGAACAGCAATATTCGAATTATTGACCGGGCTGAAGTGCCGGATAAGCCAATTAAGCCAAACAAAAAGTTAAACCTTCTCCTGGGAGCAATCGTTGGATTGTTTGCGGGCATTGGGCTGTCCTTCTTCCTTGAATATTTGGATAACACCATCAAAACTCCGGAAGATGTGAAGCGATACCTTCATATCCCCCTGCTGGCCACTGTTCCCCACCTGGTTATCAAGGAAACCAGAGAGTCGCCTTGTCCTGAGCTGATCACCCTGAATAACCCGAAAAGCCACACCAGTGAAACCTATAAGACGCTCCGGACAAGCATTCTCTTTTCCTTTCCTGAGAGTAATAGCAAGGCACTGCTGATCACCAGCGTCAATCCCATGGAGGGAAAGAGCATCACTTCGGCAAACCTGGCCATCACTATGGCCCAGGGTGGCTCCAGAGTGGTTATCATTGATGGCGATATGCGCAAACCACGCCTTCACCGGCTCATGAATTTAAAAAATGAACAAGGAATCTCAAATCTCCTCACTGGACAGTGCTTACTGGAGGAAACTCTTCATGACGGGCCGATTCCTAACCTTACAATAATAACCTGCGGCCAGCTCCCTCCCAACCCCTCGGAGCTTCTGGTATCACCTAACCTGAAAGAAATTTTAGAGAAGCTGAAAAGGCAGTATGATTATATTATCATTGACTCTCCACCTCTGGTGGCTGTAACCGATGCCGTGATTATCAGCCGTATCGTCGATGGCGTGGCTCTGGTGATTCATGGGGGGGCAACCAGTAAGGAAGACATTATGCAGGGCCGGGATCTTCTGCAAAATGCCAATGCTCCCCTTTTGGGAGTAATCATCAATAATATCGATCTTGGCAAGCGAAGCCGCTATTATTATTACAACTATCGGTACTATGGAGATGATAAGGCCTCCAAAAACAGCCGTCCCCAAAAACACCTACCCTCCGAGAATTAA
- a CDS encoding polysaccharide biosynthesis/export family protein has protein sequence MSLKIIKSLTAKPASFPCIHPRYSAVFFLSFFMVYFTSSFAASLSLRDYGVGPHDVLKIEIWNNPDLSQEVTVSLGNKISFPLIGEMNVKGLTTEQVQHKIQARLADGYLVNPQVTVTVKEYNSQKVYVLGEVNKPGYYSLSRAATMVDVIAAAGGLAQDAGQEMYVLRSGEKGNIPPELLSTALKNDSGGGAGLPSQVITVSLDDFNQGVNLDFQLRDNDTLYIPKAKFFYVTGEVKYPGRFRLEKEMKILQAISMAQGLTDRANKKRIKVIRTIRGRNQEIKAKMTDPVLADDIIDVPESFF, from the coding sequence ATGTCGCTTAAAATAATAAAATCTCTCACGGCAAAGCCTGCATCTTTTCCCTGTATCCATCCAAGATATTCGGCAGTATTTTTTCTTTCTTTTTTTATGGTTTATTTCACTTCATCCTTTGCTGCCTCTCTGAGCTTGAGAGACTATGGTGTTGGTCCTCATGATGTATTAAAAATAGAGATATGGAATAACCCTGATCTTTCACAGGAGGTGACAGTTTCATTGGGGAATAAGATCTCGTTTCCCCTGATAGGAGAAATGAACGTCAAGGGACTCACCACCGAACAGGTGCAGCATAAGATTCAAGCCCGCTTAGCCGATGGATACCTGGTTAACCCTCAGGTTACGGTAACTGTCAAGGAGTACAACAGTCAGAAGGTATATGTGCTGGGAGAAGTCAATAAGCCGGGCTATTACTCTTTGTCCAGGGCGGCCACTATGGTCGATGTTATCGCCGCGGCTGGCGGGCTTGCTCAGGATGCAGGACAGGAAATGTATGTCTTGCGTTCCGGGGAAAAGGGAAATATTCCACCTGAGCTTTTGTCCACTGCCCTGAAGAATGATTCTGGAGGTGGAGCCGGATTACCGAGCCAGGTCATAACGGTCAGCCTTGATGATTTCAACCAGGGTGTTAACCTTGATTTTCAACTCCGGGACAATGATACCCTCTATATCCCAAAGGCAAAATTCTTCTATGTGACTGGAGAGGTAAAGTATCCCGGCAGATTCAGACTGGAAAAAGAAATGAAGATCCTTCAGGCAATTTCAATGGCCCAGGGGCTTACTGACAGGGCCAATAAGAAGAGAATAAAAGTCATACGAACTATCAGAGGCAGAAATCAGGAAATAAAAGCCAAAATGACAGATCCGGTCTTAGCGGATGATATTATCGATGTTCCGGAAAGTTTCTTTTAG
- a CDS encoding nucleoside-diphosphate sugar epimerase/dehydratase: protein MLDNCVSDIRHKLRKNLLFVLLADALLFTISYWGSYYLRFDLRFSHIQYFNFKNTLFPIVLIKILIFSYYGLYRGVWRYTGLRDLGNIIKASIVSSLSIILLIRITYGFQGIARSVFLIDSFLTVYLIGGFRLMLRIALVQGKQGKIIWRKSNHDAGRKRKVLIIGAGDAGEMILREINNNPALGYTVVGFLDDDPDKINRFIHGVKVLGNIQRITSLVKDIDLSEIIIAIPSASEEKMRSMVTCCQKTGIQCKIIPGFGELMNGKVHLSAIRDISYADLLGRNQVELDMDRIGAYLSGKCVLVTGAGGSIGSECCRQIARYKPKNLIMLDRAESSLYDIEMELKDIFPKQGLVPVLGSITCLPRLKRIFEQFEPQVVFHAAAYKHVPMMEMHPWEGVYNNILGTKNLLDVALKAGVEQFVLISTDKAVRPTNVMGACKRVAEIILQLKYKEAAIAGVPLQSKIMAVRFGNVIGSAGSVVPLFKKQIARGGPLTITHPEVIRYFMTINEAVQLVLQAGAIGKSGEIYILKMGKPIKIIDMARDLIRLYGFDPDRDIKINITGLRPGEKLYEELITEGEHIVATPHERLMVLKGNGSNGMMYRDLEEKIEELLSAADRGDTAGIKSLLKEIVPEYNPQTGKESTNPINEQVIGAVNEKTRREMVLQYS from the coding sequence ATGCTCGACAATTGTGTGTCCGACATCAGGCATAAGCTCAGAAAAAATCTGCTGTTTGTTCTCCTTGCAGACGCTTTGCTGTTTACAATCTCGTATTGGGGTTCGTACTATCTTCGTTTTGACTTAAGATTTTCTCATATCCAATATTTCAATTTTAAAAATACCCTGTTTCCCATTGTCTTGATAAAAATTCTGATTTTCTCTTATTACGGCCTTTATCGAGGTGTATGGCGCTACACAGGTTTGCGGGATTTGGGAAATATCATCAAGGCATCCATAGTCAGCTCACTCTCTATTATATTGCTTATCCGGATTACTTACGGCTTTCAAGGCATTGCACGTTCTGTATTTCTTATAGACAGTTTTCTTACGGTTTATCTTATCGGAGGGTTTCGATTAATGCTCAGAATTGCTCTCGTCCAGGGCAAACAGGGAAAAATTATCTGGAGGAAAAGTAACCACGATGCCGGAAGGAAAAGAAAGGTATTGATTATAGGGGCCGGTGACGCTGGAGAGATGATCCTTCGCGAGATTAATAATAATCCTGCTCTTGGTTATACCGTAGTCGGCTTCCTCGACGATGATCCTGATAAAATCAACCGGTTTATTCATGGTGTTAAGGTATTGGGGAACATACAGAGGATTACCTCACTTGTGAAAGACATTGATCTTAGTGAAATTATTATTGCTATCCCTTCCGCATCCGAAGAAAAGATGCGATCCATGGTAACCTGTTGTCAAAAAACCGGCATACAGTGCAAGATCATCCCGGGTTTCGGAGAGTTAATGAACGGCAAGGTTCATCTATCAGCAATTCGCGATATATCTTACGCCGATCTTCTGGGGAGGAATCAGGTTGAATTGGATATGGACAGGATCGGTGCTTACCTGAGCGGAAAATGTGTTCTGGTAACCGGTGCAGGCGGCTCGATCGGCTCTGAGTGCTGTCGTCAGATAGCCCGGTATAAACCGAAGAACCTGATTATGCTCGACCGGGCAGAAAGCAGTCTGTACGATATCGAAATGGAACTGAAGGATATCTTCCCCAAACAGGGGCTGGTGCCGGTCCTGGGCTCAATAACCTGCTTGCCCAGGCTGAAAAGAATTTTCGAGCAATTCGAGCCCCAGGTAGTTTTTCACGCTGCAGCCTATAAACATGTACCCATGATGGAGATGCATCCCTGGGAGGGAGTATATAATAATATCCTGGGTACCAAGAACCTCCTGGATGTGGCCTTGAAGGCAGGAGTAGAGCAGTTTGTCCTTATCTCTACAGACAAGGCTGTACGGCCTACCAATGTTATGGGTGCCTGCAAAAGGGTGGCTGAGATTATCCTTCAGCTAAAGTACAAGGAAGCTGCCATCGCAGGGGTGCCCCTGCAATCGAAAATCATGGCTGTGCGGTTTGGCAATGTCATCGGAAGTGCGGGAAGCGTGGTTCCGCTTTTTAAGAAACAGATTGCCAGAGGCGGGCCGCTGACCATTACTCATCCGGAGGTTATCCGGTACTTTATGACTATCAATGAAGCTGTGCAGCTTGTCTTGCAGGCCGGAGCAATTGGCAAGAGCGGTGAAATTTACATCCTGAAAATGGGTAAACCAATAAAGATCATTGATATGGCCAGGGATTTAATCCGGCTGTATGGGTTTGATCCTGATAGAGATATAAAGATAAACATTACCGGACTCAGGCCGGGAGAAAAACTTTATGAAGAGCTGATTACCGAAGGGGAACATATTGTTGCTACTCCCCACGAACGGCTCATGGTATTGAAAGGTAATGGCAGCAATGGAATGATGTATCGTGACCTGGAAGAAAAGATTGAAGAGCTGTTATCAGCCGCAGACAGAGGTGATACGGCAGGGATAAAATCGCTGCTGAAAGAAATTGTGCCTGAATATAATCCCCAAACGGGGAAGGAAAGTACAAACCCCATTAATGAGCAGGTAATCGGGGCAGTAAATGAAAAAACACGGAGGGAGATGGTATTGCAGTATAGTTAG
- a CDS encoding O-antigen ligase family protein: MNKLIKSGLIFLIIYCPLAFGAVHIFSFTVMEIGVLLLWFGWLVSRILNSPSAIIKGSREKHYFLLVEWMPFHSLGLLFIGLILLQLIPWPSSWVKVISPETFRVYNLALETVPAFISLSFYRYATRMGLYRVMAYLGVFFLIINWADAQEKIQGLVYAFVFVGIFEAIYGILRFSGGYSHIWWFENIRSVSWVTGTYINKNHLAGLLEITIPITFGFLIATAGRRIRARERSRSQIKGIRGFLLSLDLGNSILSQTTLIIFLIAMMVLGLILSGSRGGIISLAVSFLFMNSILFFRKRFRRYATVSLIICSIALIYGLRTGVERTVQNFKNIAEDSEVRVRFAKTSLGLIKDFPLLGTGWGTFREAYRRYQDPEDETYDIDHAHHDWIELGAETGFLGLGLVTVSFLFCLGYFFSLWRKRKNSFSIGIGLGGMGAMVSLALHSFGDFNMHIPANALLLSMAMGIALASLIWQRESSLRSGGRIRKMPQKVTVSFPGWLRWPLALAVTGGFCCAVVVVVKPWLAERALPTLPDSTLEGMISPVLENACTAIHYERGNAEYFHWLAFLLGKKRDQETPDENSRKEEEGQVLNNLILLALRKAIQLNPVNPYYHLKLAEHMLKSGERFEDLHQLQPLMEASEKEYDRSLSLMPESANINFSAGCYWLWKSKIMEMEDEMACRKAFGRFIRCFRKAYHINRQYKQNIQQAVHQYYPDVAVHAEIFSDKTSAGHSRPVPLI; encoded by the coding sequence TGCACATTTTTTCGTTCACCGTCATGGAGATCGGCGTACTCCTGCTGTGGTTCGGCTGGCTTGTAAGCCGGATTCTGAATTCGCCATCAGCAATAATCAAAGGATCAAGGGAAAAACATTATTTCCTGCTGGTGGAGTGGATGCCGTTTCATTCCCTCGGGCTTCTCTTTATCGGCCTTATCCTCCTGCAGTTGATACCCTGGCCAAGCTCATGGGTAAAAGTCATCTCCCCCGAAACATTCAGGGTGTACAATCTGGCGCTTGAGACAGTTCCAGCCTTTATCTCCTTATCGTTCTATCGATACGCTACCAGGATGGGCTTATATAGGGTCATGGCCTATCTTGGGGTATTTTTCCTGATTATCAACTGGGCAGACGCGCAGGAAAAAATCCAGGGGCTGGTCTATGCTTTTGTCTTTGTGGGCATTTTCGAAGCGATCTATGGGATCTTGCGTTTTTCAGGGGGATATTCGCATATCTGGTGGTTTGAAAATATCCGGTCAGTGTCGTGGGTCACAGGGACATATATCAACAAAAACCACCTGGCTGGCCTGCTGGAAATTACCATTCCCATTACCTTCGGATTTCTGATTGCCACTGCCGGAAGGCGAATCAGGGCAAGAGAAAGGTCCCGCAGCCAGATTAAGGGAATCAGAGGATTTTTGTTATCCCTCGATCTCGGGAATTCAATTCTCTCTCAAACCACCCTCATTATTTTCCTGATAGCCATGATGGTCCTGGGGCTGATACTTTCCGGATCCCGGGGAGGGATTATTTCCCTGGCCGTGAGTTTCCTCTTCATGAACAGCATCTTATTTTTTCGAAAACGGTTCAGGCGGTATGCCACTGTCTCTTTAATCATCTGCTCGATAGCCCTGATCTATGGGCTTCGGACAGGAGTGGAGAGAACAGTTCAAAATTTTAAAAACATCGCCGAAGACAGCGAAGTCAGGGTGCGTTTTGCCAAAACATCCCTGGGCTTGATAAAAGATTTCCCGCTGCTGGGAACAGGCTGGGGAACATTCAGAGAGGCTTACCGGAGATACCAGGATCCTGAAGATGAAACCTATGATATAGACCATGCCCACCATGACTGGATTGAGCTTGGCGCGGAAACGGGTTTCCTGGGGCTTGGTCTGGTCACTGTTTCTTTTCTGTTTTGTTTGGGATATTTCTTTTCTCTCTGGAGAAAAAGAAAAAACAGCTTCAGTATCGGGATCGGTTTGGGAGGCATGGGCGCTATGGTCTCGCTGGCCTTGCACAGTTTCGGAGATTTTAATATGCATATTCCAGCCAATGCCCTGCTGTTGAGTATGGCTATGGGGATTGCCCTGGCGTCCCTGATCTGGCAGAGAGAAAGCAGCTTACGGAGTGGGGGGCGGATAAGGAAAATGCCTCAAAAAGTGACCGTCAGCTTCCCCGGCTGGCTTCGATGGCCTCTGGCTCTGGCAGTGACGGGTGGGTTTTGCTGTGCAGTGGTGGTGGTGGTAAAACCCTGGCTGGCGGAAAGGGCTCTTCCCACTCTTCCTGACAGCACTCTTGAAGGGATGATATCCCCCGTTCTGGAGAATGCCTGTACGGCTATTCATTACGAGAGGGGGAATGCGGAATATTTTCATTGGCTGGCTTTCCTGCTCGGAAAAAAAAGAGATCAGGAAACACCGGATGAGAATAGCCGGAAAGAGGAGGAAGGGCAGGTTTTGAACAATTTGATTCTTCTTGCTCTCAGGAAAGCCATTCAACTGAATCCGGTGAATCCCTATTACCATTTGAAATTAGCTGAACATATGCTGAAATCGGGAGAGCGGTTTGAAGATTTACATCAACTGCAGCCTCTTATGGAGGCTTCAGAAAAGGAGTACGACAGATCCCTCTCTCTCATGCCTGAGTCGGCAAATATTAATTTTTCCGCAGGATGCTATTGGCTGTGGAAATCAAAAATAATGGAAATGGAAGATGAAATGGCATGCCGGAAAGCTTTTGGCCGTTTTATCCGCTGCTTCAGGAAGGCATATCATATCAACCGGCAATATAAGCAGAATATTCAGCAAGCAGTTCACCAGTATTATCCGGATGTCGCAGTTCACGCCGAAATCTTTTCGGACAAAACCTCAGCGGGACATTCTCGTCCCGTCCCTCTCATATGA